TTTTCCTTTCCTGGCGGATCCTTTCTGACCGAAGAGATGCCTTTAACCTTTATTCCTAGACTTTTCGTATTAATTCCCGCACTTTTATATTTAATTCCGAGACTTTCTAAGATTATTCCAAGACTTTTACAAATAATTCCGTACAATTGTGAACTTCACCCTAAACAGGATTCGGCTAGTTTGAAATTTCATTCAAACTCAAAAAAAAAATGAAAACAGCATTATGCCGCTTTCATTTTTTTTTGCATTTATCCACAAATGTTTTAAACAGATTATGCATCGCCTCATCCTGGGCAGCCATTTCTTCAGGATGCCATTGAACAGCAAGCACATACCACTCATTATCGGTTCCTTCAATTCCTTCTATAATTCCATCAGAAGCCTTGGCTGTTGCCGTTAGTCCATCTGCAAGCTTTCCGACTGCCTGATGATGCATACTGTTCACACGGACTGTTTCTGTTCCAAAAATATTCTGCAGTTTGCTGGCTTTCTCAATCGTGATTTCATGAGTTGGATTTGGGCGGTCAGCTGTTTGATAATGCTTAATCGGATTTTCGTAATTGCTTTCGATATCCTGGATGACCGTTCCTCCAAGAGCTGCGTTAAGCATAGCAATGCCCCTGCAGATTCCAAATACGGGCTTTTTCTTTTCTTTCGCATATTTCACGACGGCTATTTCCATTTCATCCCGCTTGCCATTTGTTTTTCTTAGTTTCGGGTCTGGGTCTTCTCCGTAAGAATGAGGGTCCACATCCTCCCCGCCGCTTAAGATGAAGCCATCGCATATTGACACAATAACCTTTGCCATTTCATCATCTACAAGAGGAATGACGACGGGAATGCCTCCAGCCTGAATGACAGAACTGATATATTTTTGATGCACATGCACGCTCGGTATATCTCCGTGATCTACTACTGAGCTTGATATGCCGATAACTGGTTTTGAATCATCCATTTATGTTCACTCTCCCTGGGAATTACTCTTCTTCTATCTATACCCCATCCGATCCCAGGTCGAATCCGCTTATTATCATTTTATAAAATTTACCTTATTAAAGATCGTTCTTCCCACTCTTCCCGCAATAAACCGATTCTAATAGAATCGTAGTATTCTCCATTAACCACTCTGCATTTTCTCATGCGTCCCTCTATTGTCATGCCGAGCTTTTCTCCCACTTTAATCATTCTTATATTTCCAGACCATGTAGTGTAGCCGACTCTTACAATGGGCAATGTCTCAAACAGGTGATTTATCCATAATCGGAAGGCTGTCGTTCCATGTCCATCGTTCCAATAAGAAGGATCATAAATGCCTATCCCCATTTCAAGCCATAGTGAAGGCTCGTGCTCCCAATAATAGCTTACTGTCCCGATAATTTTTTCACCGGCAACGATCGCCCAGTAATCTTCTTGATTTACGATACTGTCTTTTTGTGAAAGGAAATCTGTCAGA
The window above is part of the Metabacillus dongyingensis genome. Proteins encoded here:
- a CDS encoding GNAT family N-acetyltransferase; translation: MCQSKAMIRPIETKDLIHLWKIKYKDEHPEWKKWDAPYFEHKNLTLTDFLSQKDSIVNQEDYWAIVAGEKIIGTVSYYWEHEPSLWLEMGIGIYDPSYWNDGHGTTAFRLWINHLFETLPIVRVGYTTWSGNIRMIKVGEKLGMTIEGRMRKCRVVNGEYYDSIRIGLLREEWEERSLIR
- a CDS encoding gamma-glutamyl-gamma-aminobutyrate hydrolase family protein; the encoded protein is MDDSKPVIGISSSVVDHGDIPSVHVHQKYISSVIQAGGIPVVIPLVDDEMAKVIVSICDGFILSGGEDVDPHSYGEDPDPKLRKTNGKRDEMEIAVVKYAKEKKKPVFGICRGIAMLNAALGGTVIQDIESNYENPIKHYQTADRPNPTHEITIEKASKLQNIFGTETVRVNSMHHQAVGKLADGLTATAKASDGIIEGIEGTDNEWYVLAVQWHPEEMAAQDEAMHNLFKTFVDKCKKK